One genomic window of Solanum dulcamara chromosome 10, daSolDulc1.2, whole genome shotgun sequence includes the following:
- the LOC129870485 gene encoding nodulin-related protein 1-like, translated as MDPTQSKTTSGSGYHSSTQKPKSHPKPSKSELMSSAKLVANAAKSKLHHDPKQFEKSELAGAAADLINAASQYGKLEETGIGKFTGKAESYLHKYETSHHSTTAGAAYTTGHTQTSGHTGDGKHESGYGEYIKMAEGLLKKHSDGTQSSGSGNKGEYLKMAGDFLKKH; from the coding sequence ATGGATCCAACACAATCCAAGACCACATCCGGATCGGGTTATCATTCATCGACCCAAAAGCCCAAAAGCCACCCAAAGCCATCCAAATCTGAGCTGATGTCCAGCGCCAAGCTAGTAGCCAACGCGGCCAAATCAAAACTCCATCATGATCCAAAACAATTTGAAAAATCGGAGCTCGCCGGAGCCGCCGCTGACCTCATTAACGCCGCCTCACAGTACGGTAAACTAGAAGAGACAGGGATCGGGAAATTCACCGGAAAAGCAGAGAGTTATCTCCATAAATACGAAACTTCTCATCATTCCACCACCGCCGGCGCCGCCTATACGACTGGACACACTCAGACATCGGGGCATACAGGTGATGGGAAACATGAAAGTGGATATGGGGAGTATATTAAAATGGCAGAAGGACTTTTGAAGAAACATTCCGATGGGACTCAGTCGTCGGGATCTGGTAATAAAGGAGAGTATCTGAAGATGGCTGGAGATTTCTTGAAGAAGCATTGA